Proteins encoded together in one Pontiella desulfatans window:
- a CDS encoding SHD1 domain-containing protein has product MTTIKHAGWLGLAALVVLIPLHQVQAEMRVWTSTDGKTVEAEFVSVMGDKLVLKTEKGKTVKIPVAQMSPEDLEFIDLAKAPVFNITFTKQSGQRFVETGPYIENQDATIFDYVFGVKMKQTSARPYPHELQVEYFAIGAERKTYGDKFILLDRGSSSFTPSRANQLSHEFKGKKVEVMEYLYDDDYRGRKYNGYLVTVTDKRGIIIAHSETSKWLFENLENLKKLPVGAYFDKTCTRTHPTRPKSTRY; this is encoded by the coding sequence ATGACGACAATCAAACATGCTGGATGGCTGGGCCTTGCCGCACTGGTGGTCTTGATCCCCTTGCACCAGGTGCAGGCGGAAATGCGGGTGTGGACGAGCACGGATGGAAAAACGGTCGAAGCGGAGTTTGTTTCCGTGATGGGCGACAAGCTGGTTTTGAAAACCGAAAAGGGGAAAACCGTGAAAATCCCGGTTGCCCAGATGTCGCCCGAGGATCTGGAGTTCATCGATCTGGCCAAGGCGCCGGTGTTCAACATTACCTTCACGAAGCAGTCCGGGCAGCGCTTCGTCGAAACCGGACCCTATATTGAAAACCAGGACGCAACGATTTTCGACTATGTGTTCGGGGTGAAGATGAAGCAGACCAGCGCCCGGCCCTATCCCCATGAGCTGCAGGTGGAATATTTCGCCATCGGCGCGGAACGGAAAACGTATGGCGACAAGTTCATCCTGCTCGACCGCGGTTCAAGCAGCTTCACCCCTTCCAGGGCAAACCAGTTGTCCCACGAATTCAAGGGCAAGAAGGTGGAGGTGATGGAATATCTCTACGACGACGATTACCGCGGCAGGAAATACAACGGCTATCTCGTCACGGTAACCGATAAGCGCGGAATCATCATCGCGCACTCGGAAACCAGCAAATGGCTCTTCGAAAACCTGGAAAACCTTAAAAAACTCCCGGTGGGCGCCTATTTCGACAAAACCTGCACCCGGACCCATCCCACGCGCCCCAAGTCGACCCGCTATTAG
- a CDS encoding lamin tail domain-containing protein has protein sequence MVGLDLFPFPGVRKVGAVAAFVCLMMVGGSFGQVVISEFMAKNDKTLIDGDGNYSDWIELHNLGDDPVDLTGWYLSDDTNNLTQWVFPSKSIAAGEFLVVFASGQETAGYTDSLGYLHTTFKLSGDGEDVVLTESDGMTVADAFYNYPEQDDDISYGLDQESGTSFLIAEGEDARAIAGSSEPSASWKAAGFDDSGWSSGQTGVGYDTGSTYGSLIGLDLESSMVVNSRPPTYRSSAYIRVGFTVADAAAFDQLTLRMKYDDGFVAYINGTEVASANAPASPVYSSSATAEHGGTAYEDFSLLNAGNYLVTGQNVLAIHGLAYPTVMGPPGMGTTADFFIMPELNGLSAGQIYTNTAVYLPTPTPGANNVSGVLGYVGDTSFSVDRGFYSNAFDVAISCKTEGAQIYYTIDGTTPSADNGTLYTTPVTINKTTVLRAAATKANYQSSDVDSQTYLFLDDIIAQGTSVSGLDPYFPPSAVNGQGFDYGMDTDITQSATYSGEIKSALKAIPTISLVTDPANLFDSSSGIYVNASQEGEAWERETSIELINPDGTDGFQINGGIRIRGASSTSSGNPKHSFRLFFRSEYGTSRLNYPLFGDEGVDSFKRMDLRTGQNFSWANQTPQYATWLYDIFTRDTHRDMNQPYTAGEYYHLYINGMYWGLYQTEERCESNYAESYFGGDDDDYDAVKANADSGDIYAVDGTRAAYDSLWAGAYGGVSANASYFALQGMNADGTENSSYTKLLDVDNVIDYMLLVYFTANRDSPVGPPMNSPTMPRNLTAIYNRENPDGFKFVAHDNEHSLEVSQGVSQNRFSVSLSSSFDAVDRFNPWSLNLKLMNNAEYKLRFADHVHEYFFNGGLLTSEVCANRMEARRDEIYSAVVAESARWGDSKGTLRTRDGDWLGTVNWLLNSYFRASPTTRSDTVLAQIVAKGWYPTVAAPVFSQHGGAIASGFPLSISGSGTIYYTTDGSDPRAVGGAVAGTAYGSAITLNRSAQVKARCLSGGTWSALTKATFVVNEASPLRVTEIMYHPDDTAVDAEFIEILNTGTETVGLAGTEFTDGVLFDFTDGAVAALAPGDYAVLVNDYDAFTNRYSNWASINVAGVYHGKFFIPTAALDNGGEDIALVDGLGNTILDFGYNDWYEATDGEGFSLTLIDPYAATNTWGDSASWRPSKYAGGTPGAGPVDFLAPDDLLINEALTHQDADTPGDWVELYNSSTNTLDINGWFLSDDEYDLAKVELGGLQAIAPGGYLVLTEASHFGTTVAGTNGFALSELGDEIYLSSGEGGELTGYWVGESFGAAERDVTFGRHVKSDGSADFTAQSAQTPGAANAYPLVGEVVVAEIMYHPADSNAFEFIELFNAGTASVPLYNTTNTWRLEGAVEFAFPDGLVLGAGQCLIVSETDEATFRSYYPVDAGTTVLGPYDGQLNNDGEDLELTRPGDPEELTGEVPYIVVERVEYNDASPWPTHADGLGSSLERTAASLYPNDAANWTADATPSPGTAASGDSDNLPDDWELDYFGSINAEHGGEADDWDLDGASNYNEWRAGTDPTNAASTFQFESLETSGNSVFTWQSATGKTYSLWVCTNLVAGDFELSASPIPSTPPLNTYTTGVDDAECAYYQLQVEDE, from the coding sequence ATGGTGGGTTTGGATTTATTCCCTTTTCCGGGGGTGCGGAAGGTCGGGGCGGTTGCCGCGTTCGTATGCCTGATGATGGTTGGCGGTAGCTTTGGCCAGGTGGTCATCAGCGAGTTCATGGCCAAGAACGACAAGACGCTGATCGATGGCGACGGCAACTATTCCGACTGGATCGAACTCCATAACCTGGGCGACGACCCCGTCGATCTCACGGGGTGGTATCTCTCCGACGACACCAACAACCTGACCCAATGGGTATTCCCTTCCAAAAGCATCGCGGCAGGCGAGTTCCTGGTGGTGTTTGCCTCGGGGCAGGAAACCGCCGGCTACACCGACAGCCTCGGCTACCTGCATACGACCTTCAAGCTCAGCGGCGACGGCGAGGATGTTGTTCTGACCGAGTCCGACGGCATGACGGTTGCTGATGCCTTCTATAATTATCCGGAGCAGGACGACGACATTTCCTACGGACTGGATCAGGAATCCGGCACATCGTTTCTCATTGCCGAAGGCGAGGATGCGAGGGCGATTGCCGGTTCGTCGGAACCTTCGGCAAGCTGGAAGGCGGCCGGATTCGACGATTCGGGCTGGAGCTCGGGCCAGACCGGAGTCGGATACGACACGGGATCAACCTATGGCTCCCTGATCGGGTTGGATCTTGAATCGAGCATGGTTGTCAATTCGCGCCCGCCGACCTACCGCAGCTCGGCCTACATCCGGGTGGGCTTCACCGTGGCTGATGCCGCGGCCTTTGACCAGCTGACCTTGCGCATGAAGTACGACGATGGCTTCGTGGCCTACATCAACGGCACGGAAGTGGCCTCGGCCAACGCGCCGGCCTCCCCGGTCTATTCCTCCTCCGCCACGGCCGAGCACGGCGGCACGGCCTATGAGGACTTTTCCCTCTTGAATGCGGGGAATTATCTGGTGACCGGCCAGAATGTTTTGGCCATCCACGGACTGGCCTATCCCACCGTGATGGGGCCGCCGGGAATGGGGACCACGGCTGATTTCTTCATCATGCCGGAGCTCAACGGCCTATCCGCCGGGCAGATCTACACGAATACCGCCGTCTATCTCCCGACGCCCACGCCCGGCGCAAACAATGTGTCGGGGGTGCTCGGCTATGTGGGCGACACCTCGTTCAGCGTCGATCGCGGGTTCTATTCCAATGCGTTCGATGTGGCGATCAGCTGCAAAACCGAAGGCGCCCAAATCTACTACACGATCGATGGCACCACCCCTTCCGCCGACAACGGCACGCTTTACACGACGCCCGTCACGATCAACAAAACCACCGTGCTGCGCGCCGCCGCAACCAAAGCTAACTACCAATCCAGTGATGTAGACTCGCAGACCTATCTCTTCCTCGACGACATCATTGCCCAGGGCACGAGCGTCAGCGGGCTCGATCCCTACTTCCCGCCGAGCGCGGTCAACGGACAGGGCTTCGATTACGGCATGGATACGGACATTACGCAGAGTGCAACCTATTCCGGCGAAATCAAATCGGCGCTGAAGGCCATTCCAACCATCTCGCTCGTGACGGATCCGGCCAACCTGTTTGATTCCTCGTCCGGCATCTACGTCAACGCCAGCCAGGAAGGCGAGGCGTGGGAGCGCGAAACCTCCATCGAGCTGATCAACCCCGACGGCACGGACGGCTTCCAGATTAACGGCGGCATCCGCATCCGTGGGGCATCGAGCACGTCGTCGGGCAACCCGAAGCACTCCTTCCGCTTGTTCTTCCGTTCGGAATACGGGACATCGCGCCTGAATTATCCCCTGTTCGGCGATGAGGGCGTGGACAGCTTCAAGCGCATGGATCTGCGCACGGGGCAGAATTTTTCGTGGGCGAACCAGACCCCGCAGTATGCCACCTGGCTCTACGACATCTTCACCCGCGACACCCACCGCGACATGAACCAGCCCTATACCGCCGGCGAATACTACCACCTCTACATCAACGGCATGTACTGGGGCCTCTACCAGACCGAAGAGCGTTGCGAGTCGAATTATGCCGAATCGTATTTCGGCGGGGACGACGACGATTATGATGCCGTGAAGGCCAATGCCGACTCGGGCGACATCTATGCGGTCGACGGCACACGCGCTGCCTACGATTCACTCTGGGCCGGAGCGTATGGCGGTGTCAGTGCCAACGCCTCCTATTTCGCCCTCCAGGGCATGAACGCCGACGGAACGGAAAACAGCAGCTACACCAAACTGCTGGATGTGGATAACGTGATTGACTATATGCTGCTTGTTTACTTCACCGCGAACCGCGACTCGCCGGTGGGTCCTCCCATGAACAGCCCAACCATGCCGCGCAACCTTACCGCCATCTATAACCGCGAAAACCCGGACGGCTTCAAGTTTGTTGCCCACGACAACGAGCACTCACTGGAAGTCAGCCAAGGCGTCAGCCAAAACCGTTTCAGCGTTAGTCTGAGCAGTTCCTTCGATGCGGTGGATCGGTTTAATCCATGGTCGCTGAACCTGAAGCTGATGAATAACGCCGAATACAAACTCCGCTTCGCCGACCATGTGCATGAATATTTCTTCAATGGCGGCCTGCTGACCTCCGAGGTCTGTGCAAACCGGATGGAAGCGCGCCGGGATGAAATCTACAGCGCGGTCGTTGCGGAGTCCGCGCGCTGGGGGGATAGCAAGGGAACGCTTCGCACTCGCGACGGCGACTGGCTGGGCACGGTGAACTGGCTGCTCAACAGCTACTTCCGCGCCTCGCCGACTACCCGCTCCGACACCGTGCTGGCCCAGATCGTGGCGAAGGGCTGGTATCCGACGGTGGCGGCCCCCGTCTTCAGCCAGCACGGTGGCGCCATCGCTTCCGGCTTCCCGCTCTCCATCTCCGGCAGCGGCACCATCTACTACACCACCGACGGCTCCGATCCGCGCGCCGTCGGCGGCGCGGTCGCCGGGACGGCCTACGGCTCCGCCATCACGCTCAACCGCTCCGCGCAGGTCAAGGCGCGTTGCTTGAGCGGCGGAACCTGGAGCGCGCTCACCAAAGCCACGTTCGTCGTCAACGAAGCATCGCCGCTGCGCGTTACCGAAATCATGTACCACCCGGACGATACGGCAGTGGATGCGGAGTTCATCGAAATTCTGAATACCGGCACCGAAACGGTCGGCCTGGCCGGAACCGAATTCACCGACGGTGTTCTGTTCGACTTCACCGACGGCGCCGTGGCCGCGCTCGCCCCCGGCGACTACGCCGTGCTGGTGAACGACTACGACGCCTTCACCAACCGCTATTCCAACTGGGCGTCCATCAACGTTGCCGGCGTCTACCATGGTAAATTCTTCATCCCGACCGCCGCGCTGGATAACGGCGGCGAGGACATTGCGCTGGTGGACGGACTCGGAAACACGATCCTCGATTTTGGGTATAACGACTGGTACGAGGCCACCGACGGCGAAGGTTTCTCGCTGACGCTGATCGATCCGTACGCGGCAACCAACACCTGGGGCGACAGCGCCTCATGGCGGCCAAGTAAATATGCCGGCGGAACGCCCGGCGCAGGGCCGGTGGATTTCCTGGCCCCGGACGACCTGCTGATCAACGAGGCGCTGACCCACCAGGACGCCGATACGCCCGGCGACTGGGTCGAGCTGTACAACAGCTCCACCAACACCCTCGACATCAACGGCTGGTTCCTCAGCGACGACGAATACGACTTGGCGAAGGTTGAGCTGGGCGGCTTGCAGGCCATCGCACCCGGCGGCTATCTGGTGCTGACCGAAGCCTCGCATTTCGGAACCACCGTGGCCGGAACCAACGGTTTCGCGCTCAGCGAGCTGGGCGACGAAATCTATCTCTCCTCCGGCGAAGGCGGCGAACTGACCGGCTACTGGGTCGGGGAAAGCTTCGGCGCCGCCGAGCGCGATGTCACCTTCGGGCGCCATGTGAAGAGCGACGGCTCCGCCGACTTCACTGCGCAGAGCGCGCAGACGCCCGGCGCGGCCAACGCCTATCCGTTGGTCGGCGAGGTGGTCGTTGCCGAAATCATGTACCACCCGGCCGACAGCAACGCGTTCGAATTCATCGAGTTGTTCAATGCGGGAACCGCCTCCGTTCCGCTCTACAACACAACCAACACCTGGCGGCTCGAAGGGGCGGTGGAGTTTGCCTTCCCGGACGGTCTGGTGCTGGGCGCCGGGCAATGCCTGATTGTTTCCGAAACCGACGAGGCGACCTTCCGCAGCTACTATCCGGTCGATGCCGGCACCACGGTGCTTGGCCCCTACGACGGGCAGCTCAACAACGATGGCGAAGACCTCGAACTCACGCGCCCCGGCGACCCGGAGGAACTGACCGGCGAGGTGCCCTACATCGTCGTCGAGCGGGTCGAATACAACGATGCCTCCCCGTGGCCGACCCATGCCGACGGCCTCGGTTCGTCCCTCGAACGCACCGCTGCCTCGCTCTACCCGAACGACGCCGCCAACTGGACGGCCGACGCAACGCCTTCCCCGGGAACCGCCGCTTCCGGCGATTCCGACAACCTGCCGGACGACTGGGAGCTGGACTATTTCGGTTCCATCAACGCGGAACACGGCGGGGAAGCGGACGACTGGGACCTCGACGGCGCCTCCAACTACAACGAATGGCGCGCCGGAACCGACCCGACCAATGCGGCGTCCACCTTCCAGTTCGAATCATTGGAAACGTCCGGCAATTCCGTCTTTACCTGGCAGAGTGCCACCGGCAAAACCTATTCGCTGTGGGTCTGCACCAACCTGGTCGCCGGAGACTTCGAGCTTTCCGCTTCGCCCATTCCTTCGACGCCCCCCCTGAACACCTACACCACCGGGGTGGACGATGCGGAATGCGCCTACTACCAACTTCAGGTGGAGGATGAATAG
- a CDS encoding polyphosphate polymerase domain-containing protein: MVGVNKSRTAAADFSTELDRFEAKYIIPRQLVEPIKAFIRPYCTMDKHCAAAGGQYFINTLQMDNEALSLHYAKEWEAAHRFKLRVRTYGKPPGQAPVFLEIKRKYFERVIKSRACIPFDEWKPGILKKHADELNLKSVKEREAFREFVRLAEEIDARPLVYVRYCREAFTGIFDHYARITFDSQLCYQPVFDMYNWGGDGRFISMDSGLVRHRRESSLVLEVKCTEQVPTWMVELVQEFDLIRCGNCKYSTAIWMENLLIGKGEAPFSDQFMYD, from the coding sequence ATGGTGGGTGTTAATAAATCGAGAACGGCGGCAGCGGACTTTTCCACTGAACTGGACCGCTTTGAGGCGAAGTACATCATTCCGCGCCAGCTGGTGGAGCCGATCAAGGCCTTCATCCGCCCCTATTGCACGATGGACAAACATTGCGCGGCGGCCGGCGGGCAATATTTCATCAACACCCTGCAGATGGATAACGAGGCGCTTTCGCTCCACTATGCCAAGGAATGGGAGGCGGCGCACCGGTTCAAGCTGCGGGTGCGCACCTACGGAAAGCCACCGGGCCAGGCGCCGGTGTTCCTCGAAATCAAACGCAAATATTTCGAACGCGTCATCAAGTCGAGGGCGTGCATTCCGTTCGATGAATGGAAGCCCGGCATCTTGAAAAAGCATGCCGATGAACTGAACCTTAAATCGGTGAAGGAGCGCGAGGCGTTCCGCGAATTCGTCCGTCTTGCCGAAGAGATCGATGCGCGCCCGCTGGTGTATGTCCGTTATTGCCGCGAAGCCTTCACCGGCATCTTCGACCACTACGCGCGCATCACCTTCGATTCCCAGCTCTGCTACCAGCCTGTGTTCGATATGTACAACTGGGGCGGGGACGGCCGCTTTATTTCGATGGACAGCGGGCTGGTGCGCCACCGCCGCGAGTCGTCGCTCGTGCTGGAGGTCAAGTGCACCGAGCAGGTGCCCACCTGGATGGTGGAGCTGGTGCAGGAGTTCGATCTGATCCGGTGCGGCAATTGCAAATATTCCACCGCCATCTGGATGGAAAACCTTTTGATCGGAAAAGGGGAGGCCCCCTTTTCCGACCAGTTTATGTATGACTAA
- a CDS encoding HlyD family secretion protein, whose amino-acid sequence MTNRNFQRPALRHRRRHLVKQLFSSWPWVIWLSAAVAVLLLLPGGLHRIRFHGVAERTYEYVSPIEDGRLKTLLVGMGEAVHAGQLLGELDNVALATELLMDQASLMKTSDKVHAIRCDVENLKLDEAKTAAELQALESRWTRTQDLLSKNLLLEQDAEDLRPQIEATRKVLGHYPDLIAQLEKRLAAAQSHVEQFNSEELKQLQAAQCRLEANTAGVVAEVLHQPGDVVETGDPILRISNVSTSRIIAFVPEERRGDIMEGEKCRVIASASREVHMGTVQTVTADIRKLPVFTGFGDQILRGRRIVIQLDEGDELVPGERVVVVPDISIMEQWMGKR is encoded by the coding sequence ATGACTAATCGAAATTTCCAACGTCCCGCCCTGCGCCACCGCCGCCGGCATCTCGTCAAGCAGCTTTTCAGCAGCTGGCCGTGGGTCATTTGGCTGAGCGCCGCGGTTGCCGTGTTGCTGCTGCTGCCCGGCGGGCTCCACCGCATCCGTTTCCACGGCGTGGCCGAGCGCACCTATGAATATGTTTCGCCGATCGAGGACGGCCGCCTGAAAACCCTGCTGGTCGGCATGGGCGAAGCCGTCCATGCCGGGCAACTGCTCGGCGAACTCGACAACGTCGCGCTGGCCACCGAACTGCTGATGGACCAGGCCTCGCTCATGAAGACGAGCGACAAGGTGCACGCCATCCGTTGCGATGTGGAAAACCTCAAGCTCGATGAGGCCAAGACGGCGGCGGAGCTCCAGGCCTTGGAAAGCCGCTGGACGCGGACGCAGGACCTGCTTTCCAAAAACCTGCTGCTCGAACAGGATGCCGAAGACCTCCGCCCGCAAATCGAGGCCACGCGCAAGGTACTGGGCCATTATCCCGACCTGATCGCCCAGCTCGAAAAAAGGCTCGCGGCGGCGCAGAGCCATGTTGAACAATTCAACTCCGAGGAACTCAAGCAGCTTCAGGCCGCCCAATGCCGGCTCGAGGCGAACACCGCCGGAGTGGTGGCCGAGGTGCTGCACCAACCCGGCGACGTGGTGGAAACCGGCGACCCCATCCTGCGCATCAGCAATGTTTCCACCTCCCGCATCATCGCCTTCGTGCCTGAGGAGCGGCGCGGCGATATCATGGAAGGTGAAAAGTGCCGCGTCATTGCTTCGGCCAGCCGTGAAGTCCACATGGGCACGGTGCAAACGGTGACCGCCGATATCCGCAAGCTGCCCGTCTTCACCGGCTTCGGCGACCAGATCCTGCGTGGCCGCCGTATCGTCATCCAACTCGACGAGGGCGACGAACTGGTGCCCGGCGAGCGGGTGGTCGTGGTTCCGGACATCTCCATCATGGAACAATGGATGGGGAAACGATGA
- a CDS encoding DUF4956 domain-containing protein, whose protein sequence is MDTSGLADLLAAAGSGQSLSLQHVISAMLLSFVLCSVIAKLYQLTFQSLSYSRSFVHTLILGGMIVCMVMMSMGDSVARGIGVLGALSLIRFRTVVRDPRDMMFLFAALGLGIACGAGMFAVAVTGCVLLSSVIVLLHWAPFATRRRYEAMLRFLVEADNDAARTEVDAVLAECCSAYMLLAMREAVQGDLLEYSYQVRLIDPSYQVDIVKKLEALDSIAEVNLVMQRTTVEL, encoded by the coding sequence ATGGATACAAGTGGATTGGCCGACCTGTTGGCCGCGGCCGGAAGCGGGCAGAGCCTGAGCCTGCAGCATGTCATCTCCGCGATGCTGCTGAGCTTTGTGCTGTGCTCCGTGATTGCGAAACTCTACCAGCTGACGTTCCAGTCGCTCTCCTATTCCCGCTCGTTCGTGCACACGCTGATTCTCGGCGGCATGATCGTGTGCATGGTGATGATGTCGATGGGCGACAGCGTTGCGCGGGGGATCGGGGTGCTCGGCGCGCTTTCGCTGATCCGCTTCCGCACCGTGGTGCGCGACCCGCGCGACATGATGTTCCTGTTCGCGGCGCTCGGGCTGGGCATTGCCTGCGGCGCGGGCATGTTTGCCGTGGCGGTGACGGGATGCGTGCTGCTCAGCTCCGTGATCGTGCTGCTGCACTGGGCGCCGTTCGCCACGCGCCGCCGCTACGAGGCGATGCTGCGCTTCCTGGTTGAAGCCGACAACGATGCCGCCCGCACCGAGGTGGACGCCGTGCTGGCCGAATGCTGCTCCGCCTACATGCTGCTCGCCATGCGCGAAGCCGTGCAGGGCGACCTGCTCGAATATTCCTACCAGGTCCGGCTGATCGATCCTTCCTACCAGGTCGACATCGTCAAGAAGCTCGAAGCGCTCGACTCGATCGCGGAAGTCAATCTCGTCATGCAACGCACGACCGTGGAACTTTAA
- a CDS encoding tetratricopeptide repeat protein, whose product MNATEKQRYLREKHWAQSRRAESRGDYRKALEIHKLILADDRESYAVFLRAGWLAYRLGAYEEAIGFYEQARRISNDDWPVQGIMNCLVALGDTAAAAKLSESIYGVRKPVSRSAAA is encoded by the coding sequence ATGAATGCGACCGAAAAACAGAGATATTTGCGGGAGAAGCACTGGGCCCAATCGCGCCGCGCGGAGAGCCGGGGCGACTACCGGAAGGCCCTGGAAATCCATAAGCTGATCCTGGCCGACGACCGGGAATCCTACGCGGTTTTCCTGCGGGCCGGCTGGCTTGCCTACCGGCTGGGCGCCTACGAGGAGGCGATCGGCTTTTATGAACAGGCCCGCCGAATCAGCAACGACGATTGGCCCGTGCAGGGCATCATGAACTGCCTCGTCGCGCTCGGCGACACCGCCGCCGCGGCCAAGCTGTCCGAATCAATTTACGGAGTCCGGAAGCCGGTTTCCCGTTCCGCCGCGGCATAA
- a CDS encoding TolC family protein, protein MKLRSILFRISCCLLPHVLFADGELDKAMETGALKHTVRSRSESALMEESIAVEQAAARAKSRSEYGIELRPRVTDDSVGVALRIYLPDRWSKDKLRERLTLVAESERLRIAALEWRDLLEVYRDFCSYRVLRKELALYAMEMERIAPFLARADQAVESRELAAADRAKLYGHYLDLMNERDQVEVEFIQVERRLHLGVGDRADLDAFSKTATLALPERLELAELVQRARANRADYRQLETEALALGAAEAVARSEDGFRFKYIQPEYSMGYSGDNADSWGISASFVLPWGTRNPDIALYREQKALTVSAMDQRNAEMEERLLVLLNTSLALNEGIERRNRLIQPLVERLEEDLVRMKTLPLEQSRDALLIHKRILETALGTARMEFERERLAIDMAEELGTLGE, encoded by the coding sequence ATGAAGCTCCGAAGCATCTTATTCCGCATCTCTTGCTGCCTGTTGCCGCACGTCCTGTTCGCGGACGGGGAGTTGGACAAGGCCATGGAGACCGGGGCGTTGAAGCACACGGTGCGCTCCCGTTCCGAGAGCGCGCTGATGGAGGAGTCGATTGCCGTGGAGCAAGCCGCCGCGCGGGCGAAAAGTCGCTCGGAATACGGCATCGAACTGCGCCCGCGCGTGACGGACGACAGTGTCGGCGTTGCGTTGCGGATCTATTTGCCGGACCGCTGGAGCAAGGACAAGCTGCGCGAGCGGCTGACCCTCGTCGCCGAGTCGGAGCGGTTGCGGATTGCGGCGCTGGAATGGCGGGACTTGCTGGAGGTCTATCGCGATTTCTGCTCCTACCGCGTGCTGCGGAAGGAGCTCGCTCTCTATGCGATGGAGATGGAGCGCATCGCCCCCTTCCTGGCGCGGGCGGACCAGGCCGTTGAATCGCGCGAACTCGCCGCGGCCGACCGGGCGAAGCTCTATGGCCACTATCTCGACCTGATGAATGAACGCGACCAGGTGGAGGTGGAATTCATCCAAGTCGAGCGGCGCTTGCATCTGGGCGTGGGCGACCGGGCCGATCTGGATGCGTTCTCCAAAACGGCCACCCTCGCGCTGCCGGAACGGCTCGAACTTGCCGAGCTCGTTCAGCGGGCGCGTGCGAACCGGGCCGACTACCGCCAACTCGAAACCGAGGCCCTGGCGCTGGGCGCGGCCGAGGCCGTTGCGCGTTCCGAAGATGGCTTCCGTTTCAAATATATCCAACCGGAATACAGCATGGGCTACTCGGGCGACAATGCCGATAGCTGGGGCATCTCGGCCTCGTTCGTCCTGCCGTGGGGAACCCGGAATCCGGACATCGCCTTGTATCGCGAGCAGAAGGCGCTTACGGTTTCCGCCATGGATCAGCGGAACGCGGAAATGGAGGAGCGGTTGCTCGTTCTGCTCAACACGTCGCTGGCGCTCAATGAGGGCATTGAACGGCGGAACCGGCTCATCCAGCCCCTGGTGGAGCGGTTGGAGGAAGACCTGGTGCGGATGAAGACATTGCCCCTGGAGCAGTCGCGCGATGCGCTACTCATCCACAAGCGGATCCTCGAAACCGCCCTGGGTACGGCCCGCATGGAATTCGAGCGCGAGCGCTTGGCCATCGATATGGCCGAAGAGCTCGGCACCCTCGGCGAATAG